The Anas platyrhynchos isolate ZD024472 breed Pekin duck chromosome 31, IASCAAS_PekinDuck_T2T, whole genome shotgun sequence genome includes a window with the following:
- the TTC5 gene encoding tetratricopeptide repeat protein 5 isoform X1 codes for MAAAEEEAAAAAEGDGEGGDEEALRALEEMVAELYRFKDSLRLGDNPQKGDNDTPMGDNNPTGDKNTPKGDKKTPTGDKNPPKSDTDPQKGDGGRLAALEEEMERTVQRMEAVHVSPQGRGRALLLRARALEAAPGGRGRAEAALGRALKLQPGLAPAWTRLGEARWSHGDITGATRCFQGALAHCDDPEAHRLLSMALRRGGSLQEGLAQAEAAVRCDPTAGSSWYVLGNAYVSLFFAGGQSPEAARRALGAYAQAEKIDPAAAANPDLHLNRATLLQYQERYGAALEGLARAAALAPEWAEPRMRHARLLDFLGRLCALLGNRGKVRGKRLRGLLGSLPPSLLGPLGGVPTLLGSLRFGANPGRALLGRVLFSLTPDEGVPLTLGVADGAGAVAAVSVFNAAPNWGVLVGDALGLPEPRLRQQLVQHQGKTFSFVSIRVPSPLSLVVNGRRPPPSAAAPPRLQCSNPPN; via the exons ATGGCGGCGGccgaggaggaggcggcggcggcggccgaggGGGACGGGGAAGGGGGCGACGAGGAGGCCCTGAGGGCcctggag gagATGGTGGCCGAGCTGTACCGCTTCAAGGACAGCCTGCGGCTGGGTGACAACCCCCAGAAGGGTGACAACGACACCCCCATGGGTGACAACAACCCCACAGGTGACAAAAATACCCCTAAAG GTGACAAGAAGACCCCCACGGGTGAcaaaaaccccccaaaaagtGACACCGACCCCCAAAAAGGTGACGGCGGTCGCCTGGCGGcgctggaggaggagatggagcgCACGGTGCAGCGCATGGAGGCCGTGCACG TGTCCCCccagggccggggccgggcgctgctgctgcgggcGCGGGCGCTggaggcggccccggggggccgggggagggCGGAGGCGGCGCTGGGCAGGGCCCTGAAGCTGCAGCCGGGGCTGGCGCCCGCCTGGACCCGCCTGGGGGAGGCCCGGTGGAGCCACGGGGACATCACGGGGGCCACGAGGTGCTTCCAGGGGGCGCTGGCGCAT tGCGACGACCCCGAAGCCCACCGCCTGCTGTCCATGGCCCTTCgccggggggggtccctgcaggAGGGGCTGGCCCAGGCCGAGGCCGCCGTGCGCTGCGACCCCACAGCCGGCAGCTCCTGGT ACGTGCTGGGCAACGCCTACGTCTCGCTCTTCTTCGCCGGGGGGCAGAGCCCCGAGGCCGCTCGCCGCGCGCTGGGCGCCTACGCGCAGGCG GAAAAAATCGACCCCGCCGCCGCAGCCAATCCCGACCTCCACCTCAACCGCGCCACG CTGCTGCAGTACCAGGAGCGCTACGGGGCCGCCCTGGAGGGGCTGGCGCGCGCCGCCGCCTTGGCGCCGGAGTGGGCGGAGCCGCGCATGCGCCACGCGAGGCTCCTCGACTTCCTGGGCCGCCTCTGCGCGTTGCTGGGCAACCGC GGCAAAGTGCGGGGCAAGCGGCTGCGGGGCCTTTTGGGGTCGCTGCCCCCGTCCCTTTTGGGGccgctggggggggtcccgaccCTTTTGGGGTCGCTGCGTTTTGGGGCCAACCCCGGGCGGGCGCTGCTGGGCCGGGTCCTCTTCAGCCTCACCCCGGACGAGGGCGTCCCCCT GACGCTGGGGGTGGCGGATGGGGCGGGGGCGGTGGCGGCCGTCAGCGTCTTCAACGCGGCCCCAAACTGGGGGGTACTGGTGGGGGACGCCCTGGGGCTGCCCGAGCCCCGCCTGCGCCAGCAACTGGTGCAGCACCAGGGGAAG ACGTTCTCCTTCGTGTCCATCCGGGTCCCGTCCCCGCTGTCCCTGGTGGTCAACgggcgccgcccccccccctcggccgccgcccccccccggctgcagTGCTCCAACCCCCCCAATTAA
- the TTC5 gene encoding tetratricopeptide repeat protein 5 isoform X2, which translates to MAAAEEEAAAAAEGDGEGGDEEALRALEEMVAELYRFKDSLRLGDNPQKGDNDTPMGDNNPTGDKKTPTGDKNPPKSDTDPQKGDGGRLAALEEEMERTVQRMEAVHVSPQGRGRALLLRARALEAAPGGRGRAEAALGRALKLQPGLAPAWTRLGEARWSHGDITGATRCFQGALAHCDDPEAHRLLSMALRRGGSLQEGLAQAEAAVRCDPTAGSSWYVLGNAYVSLFFAGGQSPEAARRALGAYAQAEKIDPAAAANPDLHLNRATLLQYQERYGAALEGLARAAALAPEWAEPRMRHARLLDFLGRLCALLGNRGKVRGKRLRGLLGSLPPSLLGPLGGVPTLLGSLRFGANPGRALLGRVLFSLTPDEGVPLTLGVADGAGAVAAVSVFNAAPNWGVLVGDALGLPEPRLRQQLVQHQGKTFSFVSIRVPSPLSLVVNGRRPPPSAAAPPRLQCSNPPN; encoded by the exons ATGGCGGCGGccgaggaggaggcggcggcggcggccgaggGGGACGGGGAAGGGGGCGACGAGGAGGCCCTGAGGGCcctggag gagATGGTGGCCGAGCTGTACCGCTTCAAGGACAGCCTGCGGCTGGGTGACAACCCCCAGAAGGGTGACAACGACACCCCCATGGGTGACAACAACCCCACAG GTGACAAGAAGACCCCCACGGGTGAcaaaaaccccccaaaaagtGACACCGACCCCCAAAAAGGTGACGGCGGTCGCCTGGCGGcgctggaggaggagatggagcgCACGGTGCAGCGCATGGAGGCCGTGCACG TGTCCCCccagggccggggccgggcgctgctgctgcgggcGCGGGCGCTggaggcggccccggggggccgggggagggCGGAGGCGGCGCTGGGCAGGGCCCTGAAGCTGCAGCCGGGGCTGGCGCCCGCCTGGACCCGCCTGGGGGAGGCCCGGTGGAGCCACGGGGACATCACGGGGGCCACGAGGTGCTTCCAGGGGGCGCTGGCGCAT tGCGACGACCCCGAAGCCCACCGCCTGCTGTCCATGGCCCTTCgccggggggggtccctgcaggAGGGGCTGGCCCAGGCCGAGGCCGCCGTGCGCTGCGACCCCACAGCCGGCAGCTCCTGGT ACGTGCTGGGCAACGCCTACGTCTCGCTCTTCTTCGCCGGGGGGCAGAGCCCCGAGGCCGCTCGCCGCGCGCTGGGCGCCTACGCGCAGGCG GAAAAAATCGACCCCGCCGCCGCAGCCAATCCCGACCTCCACCTCAACCGCGCCACG CTGCTGCAGTACCAGGAGCGCTACGGGGCCGCCCTGGAGGGGCTGGCGCGCGCCGCCGCCTTGGCGCCGGAGTGGGCGGAGCCGCGCATGCGCCACGCGAGGCTCCTCGACTTCCTGGGCCGCCTCTGCGCGTTGCTGGGCAACCGC GGCAAAGTGCGGGGCAAGCGGCTGCGGGGCCTTTTGGGGTCGCTGCCCCCGTCCCTTTTGGGGccgctggggggggtcccgaccCTTTTGGGGTCGCTGCGTTTTGGGGCCAACCCCGGGCGGGCGCTGCTGGGCCGGGTCCTCTTCAGCCTCACCCCGGACGAGGGCGTCCCCCT GACGCTGGGGGTGGCGGATGGGGCGGGGGCGGTGGCGGCCGTCAGCGTCTTCAACGCGGCCCCAAACTGGGGGGTACTGGTGGGGGACGCCCTGGGGCTGCCCGAGCCCCGCCTGCGCCAGCAACTGGTGCAGCACCAGGGGAAG ACGTTCTCCTTCGTGTCCATCCGGGTCCCGTCCCCGCTGTCCCTGGTGGTCAACgggcgccgcccccccccctcggccgccgcccccccccggctgcagTGCTCCAACCCCCCCAATTAA